In Streptomyces sclerotialus, one genomic interval encodes:
- a CDS encoding DUF3107 domain-containing protein: MEVKIGVQHAPREIVLESSQSAEEVESAVSAALAGKSQLLSLEDEHGRKVLVPADRLAYVEIGEPAGRKVGFGAL, translated from the coding sequence GTGGAGGTCAAGATCGGCGTGCAGCACGCGCCCCGCGAGATCGTCCTGGAGAGCTCGCAGTCTGCCGAGGAGGTCGAGAGCGCGGTGTCCGCCGCGCTGGCCGGCAAGTCGCAGCTGCTGAGCCTGGAGGACGAACACGGCCGCAAGGTCCTGGTGCCGGCGGACCGCCTGGCGTACGTCGAGATCGGCGAGCCGGCCGGGCGCAAGGTGGGCTTCGGCGCGCTGTAG